In Ectothiorhodospira sp. BSL-9, a single window of DNA contains:
- the minE gene encoding cell division topological specificity factor MinE: protein MKGIFDYFRSPRQTSAKVAKERLQVIVARERSSRSGPDYLPALHKELLEVIRKYVQVGDDAVQMNLENEGDCEILEVNITLGDKQ, encoded by the coding sequence ATGAAGGGTATCTTCGATTATTTCCGGAGCCCGCGACAGACCAGCGCCAAGGTGGCCAAGGAGCGCCTGCAGGTCATCGTGGCCCGGGAGCGCAGTAGCCGCTCGGGTCCGGACTACCTCCCGGCGCTGCACAAGGAGTTGCTGGAGGTGATCCGCAAGTATGTCCAGGTGGGTGACGATGCGGTGCAGATGAACCTGGAAAACGAGGGTGACTGCGAGATCCTGGAGGTGAACATCACCCTGGGGGACAAGCAGTAG
- the minD gene encoding septum site-determining protein MinD, whose translation MSRIVVVTSGKGGVGKTTTSAAIATGLAQEGHKTAVVDFDVGLRNLDLIMGCERRVVYDFVNVINGDANLRQALIKDKRTENLYILPASQTRDKEALTQEGVEKVLEELSKEFEYIICDSPAGIERGALMAAYFADEAIVVTNPEVSSVRDSDRMLGILSSKTRRAEQGEEPLPAHLLITRYSADRVEKGEMLSVEDVQEILSIGMLGVIPESQAVLNASNAGMPVVLDTESDAGQAYRDAVARFLGEDRPHRFITTQKKGIFGRLFRG comes from the coding sequence ATGTCACGCATTGTAGTTGTTACCTCGGGTAAGGGAGGGGTGGGCAAGACCACCACGTCTGCCGCCATCGCCACCGGACTGGCCCAGGAGGGGCACAAGACCGCCGTTGTGGACTTCGATGTGGGTCTGCGCAACCTGGACCTGATCATGGGTTGCGAGCGGCGGGTGGTGTATGACTTCGTCAATGTGATCAACGGCGACGCCAACCTGCGTCAGGCCCTGATCAAGGACAAGCGCACCGAGAACCTCTACATCCTGCCGGCGTCCCAGACCCGGGACAAGGAAGCCCTCACTCAGGAAGGGGTGGAAAAGGTGCTGGAGGAGTTGTCCAAGGAGTTTGAATACATCATCTGCGACAGCCCCGCCGGCATCGAGCGCGGTGCCCTGATGGCGGCCTATTTTGCCGATGAGGCCATTGTGGTCACCAACCCGGAGGTGTCCAGCGTGCGCGACTCTGACCGCATGCTGGGCATCCTCTCCAGCAAGACCCGCCGCGCCGAACAGGGTGAGGAGCCGTTGCCCGCCCATCTGCTGATCACCCGTTACTCGGCGGATCGGGTGGAGAAGGGCGAGATGCTCAGCGTGGAGGATGTGCAGGAGATCCTGTCCATCGGCATGCTGGGGGTGATTCCCGAGTCCCAGGCGGTGCTCAACGCCTCCAACGCCGGTATGCCAGTGGTGCTGGACACGGAATCGGACGCGGGACAGGCCTACCGGGATGCCGTGGCCCGGTTCCTGGGCGAAGATCGGCCCCACCGTTTCATCACCACGCAGAAAAAGGGCATCTTCGGACGCCTGTTCAGAGGTTGA
- the minC gene encoding septum site-determining protein MinC — protein MSANPSPIQPIEFKGRMILVSILRLHPAEPAVLQEALEARMHEAPDLMRDMPVVVDLDAMADTPAQDLLSVLETVRQHGLKLIGLLHSEASAPFADRTGLPLIVLGPRAGGEIPLRPAPKPATDSAPKEPPEAAPVAPVQAVHTPSLVVNQPVRSGQQVYARGGDLIITGAVSAGAEVLADGHIHVYGPLRGKALAGVRGLDSARIFCRRLDAELVSIAGHYRIAEDILDTERGDNRLITLSGETIRISEI, from the coding sequence ATGAGTGCGAACCCCAGCCCTATCCAGCCCATCGAGTTCAAGGGCCGCATGATCCTGGTCTCCATCCTGAGGCTGCACCCGGCCGAGCCGGCGGTGCTGCAGGAGGCCCTGGAGGCGCGCATGCACGAGGCGCCGGACCTGATGCGTGACATGCCCGTGGTGGTGGACCTGGATGCCATGGCCGACACGCCGGCTCAGGACCTGCTTTCGGTGCTGGAAACGGTGCGCCAGCATGGATTGAAGCTGATTGGATTACTCCACAGCGAGGCTTCGGCGCCGTTCGCTGATCGCACGGGCCTGCCACTGATCGTGCTCGGCCCCCGCGCTGGTGGCGAGATACCACTGCGGCCGGCACCGAAGCCCGCGACTGACAGTGCCCCCAAAGAGCCTCCGGAAGCCGCCCCGGTGGCCCCCGTACAGGCCGTCCATACACCCTCCCTGGTGGTCAACCAGCCGGTGCGTTCCGGGCAGCAGGTGTATGCACGCGGGGGAGACCTGATCATCACTGGTGCGGTGTCGGCAGGGGCAGAGGTGCTGGCCGATGGGCACATCCATGTGTATGGCCCGCTGCGGGGCAAGGCCCTGGCCGGTGTGCGCGGGCTGGATTCGGCACGCATCTTTTGTCGGCGTCTGGATGCAGAACTGGTATCCATTGCCGGACATTACCGTATTGCAGAGGATATCCTGGACACCGAGCGGGGTGATAATCGCCTGATCACCCTGTCCGGTGAGACCATCAGGATTTCGGAAATCTAG